Genomic segment of Ralstonia pickettii:
GTGCTCGACGACATCCTCGACGAAGGCGAGACGATGGCCGCCATCCGCTCACGCATCATCGACATGGGCGCCGCCGAGTTCTACTCCGCGGTGCTCTGCGAGAAAACGCTCGCCAAATCCAAGCCTCTGTACCCCGACTTCTGCGGCTTCAACGTGCCTGACCGCTACGTGTTCGGCTGCGGCATGGACGCAAAGGGCTACTGGCGCAACCTGCCGACCATCCGCGCGCTCAAGAACACCTGACGCGGCACCGCGGCAAGCAAAAAGGGCGACACTTTAGTCGCCCTTTTTTGTTGCCCGCGCGTGGTTCAGAGTTGATGCGCGAATGTGCGGATGCCCTTGAGCAGCATCTCCACCGAAATCGCCACCAGAATCAGCCCCATCAGACGCTCGAAGGCCATCACCGTGCGTTCGCCGACGAGGCGCTGAATGTGCGTGGCGCTCAGCAGTACCACGGCGCACACGGCCATCGTCGCGCATAAAGAGCCGACCCAGGTCCACATGCGCCCCGGCGCCTGCGATACAAGGAGCATCACCGTGGCCATCGCCGACGGGCCCGCGATGGCCGGAATCGCCAGCGGCACGATGAAGGGCTCGCCGGTGGGCTGCGACTCGGCAGCGCCTTCACGCGGGAAGATCATCCGCAGCGCGATCAGGAACAGCACGATGCCGCCTGCAATCTGCAGCGACATGTCGGTCAGGCTCATCATGCGCAGAAAGCTCTCGCCGAAGAACATGAAGACGAGCAGCAGCACGAACGCAATGCCGACCTCGCGCAGCACGACACGGCTGCGGCGCTCGGGGGCGACCTGCCGCAGCGCGGAGATGAAGATGGGAATGTTGCCGAGCGGATCGGTGATCAGCACCAGCAGGACGGTCGCCGAGAGGAATGTATATTCCATCGCCTGACGTCGATCAGGCGCCGCGACGGTAAGGGCGCTCCCGCAGCCATTTGGTGGCGATCCACTTTTCGCCACGCTCGACCGGCAGGCCGGCATGCAACGTGTCTTCATCCAGCGTGCCGTCGGGCCGCTTGTAGACGAAGAAGACGGCGTTGCCCTTGACGGGCGCCACCTCCAGCCCGAGCTTCGGAAAGCCCGTCGCGCCGCCCGCCTGCACGCTGTTGAGATAGATGACCATGGTCGCCACGCGCTGACCGCCGACTTCAAGCTGGCGTGCCTCGCCGCTGCGTCCGGGGTTGAAGAAATCGAAGTGCGGTTGGTATTCGCCGCCGGGCTGGTAGTTCAGCACCTGGAAGCCCTCGCCGTGTTCGACCGGCACGCCCACGGCCTGCGCGATACGCGCTTCGATCTTGGCGATCAGCGGATGCTCGCCGACCTGGAACATCCCGCCCTGGCTTGTCCGGGCCGAGATCAGGTTTTCCTCGCCCGTATCGGGGTTCACGACGGGCGAACGCTTCAGGCGATTGCGCCCGATCGCGATCAGCTCGTCACACTCCTGGTCCGACAGGAAGTGCTGGAACAGCACGATGCGCGGCGTCTCGATTGCGAACAGGATCGGGATGTCACCATCGGCGGTATGCACGGCATTGCTGTTTTCGACCGCCTCGTCGGCGGCAGGCGTCGGCGCGGGCGCCACGACGGGGGCGGGTGCGCGGGCAGTCAGCGCCTCATCGACGACGCGGCGCGCGAAGGCGCGGTCGTAGCCGGATTGCACCATCGAAGCCACCAGGGATTCGGCCTCGAAACCTTCGGTCACGTGACGCTGCAGCCAGTCGCGCAGCGCGTCAGACATGGTCGCGTACGGTTGGGTGGTGGACATGCGGGATGGAGATGCGGGCGAGGGAGAGATGGCCCTATTGTAGGCCGACGGTTCGCCGACGGAAGATCACGAACCACCAGCCGGCCCGCCAGCAATACGCAGCGGCGAGAACGGATTGCGCGCGGGCACTTCCGGCAGCGCCTTGGCACGCGGCGTGGGAGCAGTGGATTCCGCAGGCACCGGCGCCGATACCGTCATCGCGCTCGACTCCTGATATTGCCAGCGCTTCCAGGCGGCCAGCACGGCATTCGGATATTGCGGCTGGCCGCGGCTGCCGTTGTAACGGCCTAGCGCCAGGTACAGATTGCCGCCTTCCATGTCGAGGTAATGACGCAGGATCGTGCAGCCATACCGCAGGTTGCTTTGCAGATGGAAGAGCTTGCGCGAGTCGTTGTCGCCGATGCTGCGCGTCCAGAACGGCATCACCTGCATGAGGCCCATCGCCCCGGCACTGCTGATGGCGTACTTGCGGAAACCGCTCTCCACCTGGATGAGCCCGAGCACCAGCGCCGGGTCCAGACCAGCGCGTTTGGCCTCGTAATACGCCGTCTCGATCAGTTCGACACGTACCGACGCCTGCGGAATCTTGCCCGACATGCGCACAGACATCTCGGCCAGCCAGCGCAGGTAGCCGAGTTGCTCGTCGTTGCTGGCAAATACCGGGCGCAACGGGCGGCTGTCGGCCACGGCGGCAGACAGCGCGCTGCGCACGGAGTCCGCCAGATATTCCTCTTTCTGGGCGCCCGCCCGCGCCGCCTGCGTGCCCGCGAGCAACGTCCCCGCGCACAGCGCAGTGGCGATCAGGCGGGCTGAAGACAAGCAGCGCATACGGGGTCGTCCTGTTGTTGCGTTATTGCGCGAGACGCGCCTTCAGCGTGGCCAACACATCGGCCGGGGCCACAGCGGTGGCGGCTTCGTCGCGGCGGCCTTGAAATTCCAGCTTGCCTTCCTTGAGGCCGCGGTCGCCCACCACGACGCGGAACGGCACGCCGATCAGCTCCCAGTCGGCAAACATCGCGCCGGGGCGCTCGCCGCGGTCGTCCAGCATCACGTCGATGCCGGCGGCAACCAACTCGGCGTGCAGGCGATCGGCTTCTTCGCGCACGGCGTCGGAGCGGTCGTAACCCACGGGGCAGATCACCACCTGGAACGGCGCGATCGATGCCGGCCAGATAATCCCGCGCGCATCGTAGTTCTGCTCGATGGCCGCACCCAGAATCCGCGTGATGCCGATGCCGTAGCAGCCCATCACCATCGGCTGCGTCTTGCCGTTCTCGTCGAGGAACGTCGCGTTCATCGCCTCGGAGTAGCGCGTGCCCAGCATGAAGACGTGACCGACTTCGATGCCGCGGCAGACGGCCAGCGTGCCCTTGCCATCCGGCGAGGGGTCGCCGGCCACCACGTTGCGCAGGTCGTAAACCTCGGGCTCGGGCAAGTCGCGGCCCCAGTTCACGCCGGTGAAGTGGTAATCCTCTTCGTTGGCGCCGACCACGAAATCGCTCATGGCGGCCGCCGTGCGGTCTGCCACCACCTTCACGGGCAGCTTCGTGCCGATCGGGCCGAGATAGCCAGGGCGCGTGTCGAATGCGCGGAGGATTTCGCCCTCGGTTGCGAAGCGGAAGTCGGCCAGACCCGGCACCTTCGATGCCTTGACCTCGTTGAGTTCATGGTCGCCGCGCAGCAGCAGCAACCAGATCTGGGGCTCGCCGCCCTCGACTTCGGTCGCCAGCACGATGGATTTGATCGTGCGCTGCAGCGGAATCCCCAGTTGCTCGGCCACAGCCTCGCACTTGGCGCGGCCGGGCGTATGCGTCTTGGTGAGGGCCTCGGTGGCAGCGGCACGCGGCGCGGCCGGGGCAACGGCTTCCGCAGCTTCGATGTTTGCGGCGTAGTCGGAATCCGGGCAGTAGATGATGGCGTCTTCGCCCGTATCGGCAATCACGTGGAACTCGTGCGAGCCCGAGCCGCCGATGGCCCCGTTGTCGGCCGCCACGGCGCGGAATTCCAGGCCGAAACGCTGGAAGATGCGCGTGTAGGCGTCGTACATCTTCTGGTACGACACCTTCAGGCCCTCGGCGTCGCGGTCGAAGGAGTACGCGTCCTTCATCGTGAATTCGCGGCCGCGCATGATGCCGAAACGCGGGCGGCGCTCGTCGCGGAACTTGGTCTGGATCTGGTAGAAATTGACGGGCAGCTGCTTGTACGAGCGAATTTCAGTGCGGGCGATGTCGGTCACCACCTCCTCCGACGTCGGCTGCATGACGAAGTCGCGCTCGTGGCGATCCTTGAAGCGCAGCAGCTCGTCGCCCATCTTGTCCCAGCGGCCGGTCTCCTGCCACAGCTCGCCCGGCTGCACCACCGGCATCAGCACCTCCACCGCGCCGGCGGCATTCATTTCCTCACGCACGATCTGCTCGACCTTGCGGATCACGCGCAGACCCACGGGCATATACGTATAGAGGCCCGCGCCGAGCTTCTTGATCATGCCGGCACGCATCATCAACTTGTGCGAGACGATCTCCGCGTCAGCGGGCGCTTCCTTGAGCGTGGAAATGAAGAATTGGGACGCTTTCATGCGACTGACAATAAGGGATGACGCGGCCAACCAAAGCCGCGAAAACAAGGGCAAAAGCCACCGGAATCAGGAGATGAGACGAGGCGCCAGGCGCACATTCGCGCAATCGGCACCCCTCCCCCAGGAGGCGCGAGTGAGCGGCAACATTTCGGCTTCTGTGACAGCCGAGCGACGGGCCGCTCTATAATCGGCGTAATTCTAAAGTATTCGAGGTGCAGTCATGCTCGATCGTGAAGGCTTCCGCCCGAACGTCGGCATCATCCTCATCAACGCAAGAAACGAGGTGTTCTGGGGCAAGCGCATTGGCGAGCACTCCTGGCAGTTTCCACAAGGCGGCATCAAATACGGCGAAACGCCCGAACAAGCGATGTTCCGCGAACTGCACGAAGAAGTCGGCCTGTTGCCAGAACACGTCCGGATCGTCGGTCGCACGCGCGACTGGCTGCGGTATGAGGTGCCGGACAAGTTCATCCGCCGCGAAATACGCGGCCACTATCGGGGCCAGAAACAGATCTGGTTCCTGCTGCGCATGGTCGGTCGCGACTGCGACATCCAACTGCGTGCCACCGAGCATCCGGAATTCGATGCGTGGCGGTGGAGCCAGTACTGGGTGCCGCTCGAGGCCGTCATCGAGTTCAAGCGCGAGGTGTATCAGCTGGCGCTGTCGGAGCTTTCGCGCTTCGTGC
This window contains:
- a CDS encoding lytic transglycosylase domain-containing protein, whose amino-acid sequence is MRCLSSARLIATALCAGTLLAGTQAARAGAQKEEYLADSVRSALSAAVADSRPLRPVFASNDEQLGYLRWLAEMSVRMSGKIPQASVRVELIETAYYEAKRAGLDPALVLGLIQVESGFRKYAISSAGAMGLMQVMPFWTRSIGDNDSRKLFHLQSNLRYGCTILRHYLDMEGGNLYLALGRYNGSRGQPQYPNAVLAAWKRWQYQESSAMTVSAPVPAESTAPTPRAKALPEVPARNPFSPLRIAGGPAGGS
- a CDS encoding proline--tRNA ligase encodes the protein MKASQFFISTLKEAPADAEIVSHKLMMRAGMIKKLGAGLYTYMPVGLRVIRKVEQIVREEMNAAGAVEVLMPVVQPGELWQETGRWDKMGDELLRFKDRHERDFVMQPTSEEVVTDIARTEIRSYKQLPVNFYQIQTKFRDERRPRFGIMRGREFTMKDAYSFDRDAEGLKVSYQKMYDAYTRIFQRFGLEFRAVAADNGAIGGSGSHEFHVIADTGEDAIIYCPDSDYAANIEAAEAVAPAAPRAAATEALTKTHTPGRAKCEAVAEQLGIPLQRTIKSIVLATEVEGGEPQIWLLLLRGDHELNEVKASKVPGLADFRFATEGEILRAFDTRPGYLGPIGTKLPVKVVADRTAAAMSDFVVGANEEDYHFTGVNWGRDLPEPEVYDLRNVVAGDPSPDGKGTLAVCRGIEVGHVFMLGTRYSEAMNATFLDENGKTQPMVMGCYGIGITRILGAAIEQNYDARGIIWPASIAPFQVVICPVGYDRSDAVREEADRLHAELVAAGIDVMLDDRGERPGAMFADWELIGVPFRVVVGDRGLKEGKLEFQGRRDEAATAVAPADVLATLKARLAQ
- a CDS encoding 2OG-Fe(II) oxygenase; the encoded protein is MSTTQPYATMSDALRDWLQRHVTEGFEAESLVASMVQSGYDRAFARRVVDEALTARAPAPVVAPAPTPAADEAVENSNAVHTADGDIPILFAIETPRIVLFQHFLSDQECDELIAIGRNRLKRSPVVNPDTGEENLISARTSQGGMFQVGEHPLIAKIEARIAQAVGVPVEHGEGFQVLNYQPGGEYQPHFDFFNPGRSGEARQLEVGGQRVATMVIYLNSVQAGGATGFPKLGLEVAPVKGNAVFFVYKRPDGTLDEDTLHAGLPVERGEKWIATKWLRERPYRRGA
- a CDS encoding MarC family protein; this encodes MEYTFLSATVLLVLITDPLGNIPIFISALRQVAPERRSRVVLREVGIAFVLLLVFMFFGESFLRMMSLTDMSLQIAGGIVLFLIALRMIFPREGAAESQPTGEPFIVPLAIPAIAGPSAMATVMLLVSQAPGRMWTWVGSLCATMAVCAVVLLSATHIQRLVGERTVMAFERLMGLILVAISVEMLLKGIRTFAHQL
- a CDS encoding RNA pyrophosphohydrolase, whose translation is MLDREGFRPNVGIILINARNEVFWGKRIGEHSWQFPQGGIKYGETPEQAMFRELHEEVGLLPEHVRIVGRTRDWLRYEVPDKFIRREIRGHYRGQKQIWFLLRMVGRDCDIQLRATEHPEFDAWRWSQYWVPLEAVIEFKREVYQLALSELSRFVQRQTRAPLSPYGRGGQHRERDGRDARDSRERSSDQGSRNEQHAQPALTVTTTTVIVETVSVSAPAPISPNPDDTAPKDNS